A stretch of the Elephas maximus indicus isolate mEleMax1 chromosome 3, mEleMax1 primary haplotype, whole genome shotgun sequence genome encodes the following:
- the LOC126070931 gene encoding serine/threonine-protein kinase MARK2-like, which yields MLQSHLAFSAVEETHVGRYHLLRTIGKGASAKAKLAQHIITGQEVAIKIIDKIQHTSSDLHRLYREIEIMKDLHHPNIVKLFEVIENEHALYIVMEYASGRDLFYHLVNHGFMSEKEAQTKFQQMVSAVKYCHDKGIVHRDLKTENLLLDKRMNIKLADFGLGTEFTTGSKLDTFCGTPPYSAPELLQGEKYDGPPVDVWSLGVILYFMVTGSLPFRGKTLTKLREQVLQGQYHVPFHMSSQCQHLLSKIFIRDPRKRATLEDILAHLWMKVSHEEKQKLYVQPLPDYDNHWHTEVTVNTGYVQEDIHDSLLNHNYNDANATYLILRHDTYEIDSHTSTLEPQAEAHCTDSHTPSSSHEVPPTVCPKPKQRSYTEPTIPTFGYYIRDALNTLSEGGMGTSMVSTSPSFSLALAHLRQQSTTAWAQPNQDSDLYAKVRNSEVPQPITPPQCVSVPSSSAYTINESAGAPEKTGFTQGMSNLSSVNEEQVHELPDQPSLPQTVSLASSSEEQVHELPDQPSLPQTVSPASSSVSSQGWKQATGRFFKLMRRCLCFTYDKKDHKASDSKAAQMIKPQQAKPRSLKFTWRMKITSSLEPDEMLQEICQVLDANGCDWDLTHKYTLLCMNGTPGQQDFTQWRMEVCTLPRRTLNGIFHIISLGSMEVVPPRKLQRQQLGLSRFKHFHLVFALRFLQIRCSKHEAKNS from the exons ATGCTGCAGAGCCACTTAGCCTTCTCTGCTGTGGAGGAAACTCATGTGGGACGCTACCACCTCCTCAGAACCATCGGCAAGGGGGCATCTGCCAAGGCCAAGCTGGCCCAGCACATCATCACCGGCCAAGAGGTAGCCATTAAAATAATTGACAAGATCCAGCACACGTCCTCTGACCTCCACAGACTATACAGAGAGATAGAAATTATGAAGGATCTCCATCATCCAAATATTGTAAAGCTGTTTGAAGTCATAGAGAATGAGCACGCCCTCTATATAGTGATGGAGTATGCAAGTGGAAGGGACCTCTTTTACCACCTAGTGAATCATGGCTTCATGAGCGAAAAAGAGGCCCAAACGAAATTCCAACAAATGGTGTCAGCGGTGAAGTACTGCCACGACAAGGGTATTGTTCATAGGgatctgaaaacagaaaacctaCTATTGGACAAGCGAATGAACATCAAACTTGCAGACTTTGGTTTAGGAACTGAATTCACCACAGGGAGCAAGCTGGATACCTTCTGTGGCACTCCCCCTTATTCTGCCCCAGAACTCcttcagggagaaaagtatgacggacccccagtggatgtgtggagcctgggagtcatcctaTACTTCATGGTAACTGGATCTCTGCCTTTTCGTGGGAAGACCTTGACGAAGCTGCGAGAGCAGGTGCTGCAGGGACAATATCACGTTCCCTTCCACATGTCTAGCCAGTGTCAACACCTGCTCAGTAAAATTTTCATTCGTGACCCAAGAAAGAGAGCCACATTAGAGGACATCCTAGCACATCTATGGATGAAGGTGagccatgaagaaaaacaaaagctctaTGTGCAGCCACTCCCAGACTACGATAACCACTGGCACACTGAGGTGACGGTGAACACGGGTTACGTGCAGGAAGACATTCATGACTCACTGTTGAACCACAATTACAATGATGCGAACGCCACCTATCTGATCCTGCGTCACGACACATATGAGATTGACAGCCACACCAGCACCCTGGAACCCCAGGCTGAAGCCCATTGCACCGATAGCCACACTCCTTCCTCATCCCATGAAGTGCCTCCTACAGTCTGTCCTAAACCCAAACAGCGTAGTTACACCGAGCCCACCATTCCCACCTTTGGTTACTACATCCGCGATGCTTTGAACACTCTCTCTGAGGGAGGGATGGGGACCTCCATGGTGTCTACTTCTCCATCAttctccctggccctggcccaCCTGCGGCAGCAATCTACCACAGCCTGGGCACAGCCCAACCAGGACTCGGACCTGTATGCCAAGGTGAGAAACAGTGAGGTGCCACAGCCCATCACACCACCCCAGTGTGTTTCTGTGCCTTCCTCCTCAGCCTACACCATCAACGAGAGTGCCGGGGCCCCGGAGAAAACCGGTTTTACCCAGGGAATGTCAAATCTAAGCTCCGTAAATGAGGAGCAGGTGCATGAGTTAcctgaccagccgagtttgcccCAGACTGTGAGTCTAGCCTCTTCCTCTGAGGAGCAGGTGCATGAGTTAcctgaccagccgagtttgcccCAGACTGTGAGTCCAGCCTCTTCCTCTGTCAGCAGCCAGGGCTGGAAGCAGGCCACTGGGAGGTTCTTTAAGCTCATGAGAAGATGCCTTTGTTTTACAtatgacaaaaaggaccacaaagCATCGGACAGCAAAGCTGCACAAATGATCAAACCTCAACAGGCCAAACCACGCTCTCTCAAATTTACCTGGAGGATGAAGATCACCAGTTCCTTGGAGCCCGACGAGATGCTGCAGGAGATCTGTCAAGTGTTGGATGCCAATGGCTGTGACTGGGATCTCACCCACAAATACACACTGCTGTGTATGAATGGCACACCAGGACAACAGGACTTCACTCAGTGGAGGATGGAGGTGTGCACCCTGCCTCGGAGGACTCTCAATGGg ATCTTCCACATCATCTCGTTGGGCTCCATGGAGGTGGTTCCTCCACGTAAACTTCAGCGACAACAGCTTGGCCTCTCCAGGTTTAAGCACTTCCACCTCGTCTTTGCTCTCAGATTCCTACAGATCCGCTGCAGCAAACATGAAGCAAAGaattcatga